One region of Schistocerca gregaria isolate iqSchGreg1 chromosome 7, iqSchGreg1.2, whole genome shotgun sequence genomic DNA includes:
- the LOC126282337 gene encoding putative uncharacterized protein DDB_G0271982: protein MTSESQVEQSTHISVELLANLIMNDNLETDVPSDSTTEELPKQTDTTGFNQLGINDNISSGQGAEVSNAQAMSIQDMQTALFNKFTIKEQEREKQRELKEQERERQRQQENEKRRQEKLIEKQQQELRDQEKEKKFMENINNIFLERDKEIVRRINQVLVDRDNAITTHFKQEIDAVKTTIEPLTNIPVQPAADPNHDAADGSRRPTDSAGGGPTAATTCLRSNGSTRGRSYDVSGKFL, encoded by the exons atgacatcagagtctcaggtagaacaatctacccatatttctgtcgaattattagcaaatttaattatgaatgataatttagaaACTGATGTGCCGAGTGATAGTACAACCGAGGAGttgccaaaacaaactgacactACTGGATTcaaccagttaggaattaatgacaatatttcttctggGCAAGGGGCAGAAGTTAGCAATGCTCAAGCTATGTCCATACAGGATATGCAAACAGCATTATTTAATaagtttactattaaagagcaggagcgtgaaaaACAACGCGAGcttaaagagcaggagcgtgaaagacaacgtcagcaggaaaacgaaaaacgtagacaggaaaagctgatagaaaaacagcaacaggagctcagggaccaagaaaaggaaaagaaatttatggaaaatataaacaatatttttctggaaagagataaagaaattgtccgtaggataaatcaagtgttggtcgatcgtgataatgctattactacccattttaagcaggagatcgatgcagtaaaaaccactattgaaccgttaacaaacattccagttcaG CCAGCAGCAGATCCAAACCACGATGCAGCCGACGGCAGCCGACGCCCCACCGACTCGGCCGGGGGCGGTCCAACAGCAGCCACTACCTGTCTGCGGTCCAACGGCTCGACACGGGGGCGGTCTTACGACGTCAGCGGCAAATTCTTGTGA